The following nucleotide sequence is from Chryseobacterium sp. CY350.
GTCATCCATTCCGGCTCTTCTTTTTTAGCAGAAATAGCACGGACGATGTCTTCGTTTAAACCCGTTGGAAAATCTTCGTAATCGAGGATCGTTTCCCAGCCGAATTCGTATTTTTTATTTTCTAAATCGACTCTTAAGTCGTCTTCAGTATATTTACTCATTTTATTAGATTTTAGAAATTAGATTTAAGATTTAGAGTATTCTAAATCAGTACTTCCAATGTCTAATTATAAAGAAAAACTTTCCCCACAGCCACACGTTCTGGCTGCATTAGGATTGTTAAAAACAAAACCTTTTCCATTTAGTCCTCCCGAATATTCCAGGATTGTGCCGGCTAAATAAAGTATTGATTTTTTTTCGACCACAATTTTGATGTTGTTGTCTTCGAAAACCTGATCTGTTTCTGTTTTTTTGTTATCAAAACCTAAAACGTATTCCAAACCAGAACAACCTCCGCTTTTAACTCCCACTCTTATATAATCTTCTGCCGGATTAAAACCATCTTCTGTCATCAGTTGAATGGCTTTTTCCTTAGCATGATCTGAAACTTTTATCATTGTATTTATTTAGAATGATTTAATAATGCAAAAATACAAACAATAATCAGTATATGAAAATCGTCGTTTTTATTTTATCAATTTTTATCATCGATGGTTTAACTTTGAGGTCTGTTTAACATCAAAACTATAAATAAGGAAACAATGAAAAAACTAGGCGTTTTAGCTGCAATCTTAGTGATGCAATCATTTTTTGCACAGACCAACAGATTCGTTTATCAGGTGACAATGAAACCCGATGCCTCTAATAAAGCAGATGTGAAGACCGAAAATGCATATTTAGACATCTCAGCAGAAAAATCGATGTTTTATTCGGAAAACAGAATAAAAAGAGATTCGGTAATGCAGGCTAATCGTCAAAGTGGTGGAGCGAGAGGATTCAACAGAGATCAAATGGAAAGTTTGAGATCAAATATCAATTATTCTATCGAGAAAGATAAAAAAAATCAAAAAACAGTTTATAAAGATCGTTTGGGAAGAGACCAATATTCTTACGAAGAAGACAGACCTTTGAACTGGAAAATTTTGTCTGAAACTACAAAAATTGGTGAGTATAAAGTTCAGAAAGCTGAAACGGAATTTGCTGGAAGAAAATGGACTGCCTGGTTTACAACAGATCTTCCTTATCAAGATGGACCGTATAAATTCAGCGGACTTCCTGGTTTGGTGGTGAAAGCAGAAGATGCCGACGGAGATTATTCTTTTGATTTAATGAAAAATTATAAAATCTCAGATTTTCCTGAAATGTCAACTTTTGGAAATGTTGTTAAAGTTAAAAGAACGGATTACGTAAAGCAACAGGAAAAATTTAAAACTGACCCTATGTCGTTTATGAACAGTCAACGTGGTGGTGGAATTTCTCCTCCAATGAGAACTGGCGGTGGAAATCAAAATCCCGCTGATATGAGAAAGCGAATGGAAGAAAGAGCAAAAGAAGAAGCGAAAAAGAATAGCAATCCTATCGAACTGAAATAAATAAAAAAGGTCTGAAGAAAATTTCTTCAGACCTTTCTGTTATTTTAAAAGTTGGTTAAAAGTATCTCCCTGTTTGATGTCTCCGGAGTTGTAACCTTTCATAAACCATTCTTTTCGTTGTGCTGATGAGCCATGCGTAAAACTTTCCTGATTCACTTGCCCTTGCGTTCGTTGCTGAATGTTATCATCTCCCACAGCTTCTGCTGCTTCAACTGCAGATTCTAAATCTCCAGGTTCCAGAAATTTTTCTCTTTCGTTGGAATATCTTGCCCAAAGTCCGGCATAGAAATCTGCCTGAAGTTCGGTTGCTACAGAGACTTTATTCATTTCTTCTTCAGAATATCTGCCACTTCTTCTCAGCTGATCTGTTTTATCTAAAGTTCCGATAAGATTTTGCACATGGTGACCCATCTCGTGAGCCAGAACGTATGCTATCGTAAACTCTGTAACCTTTGCGCCAAATCTTTGCTGAAGTTCATTGAAAAAACTCATATCCATATAAACAGACTGATCTGCCGGACAATAAAACGGTCCCATTGCAGATTGTGCAGTTCCGCAGCCAGATTGCGTTTGCGATGTGAAGAGAACTACTTTTGCGGGCTGATATTTCATTCCGTGGTCTGCAAAAATTTTAGTCCAGGTTTGTTCGTTTTCTGCGGTAATCATTTTAATAAATTCACCGACTTGTTGATCTTCCTGAGTCAACTCTCTTTGTTCTGTCTGCGGTGCAGAACTTCCGCCTGATGAAAGTATTGCAGAGGGATCACCACCGAGGAAAAATACAATTGCGGCAATGATTATTGTTCCTAATCCGCCACCTACAATTGCACCGCCTCCGCCAGATCCTCTTCTGTCATCTACGTTACCGCTTCTATCGTCTGTCCATTTCATTGTTTATTATTTATATGTAAATTTAAAATATTAAATAATATTTTTGTCAAAAATTATAATTAAAGTGAGAAAAATTCAAATTGCTCTTTTATTTTTCGTCCCGATGAGCTTTATAGCTTGCAACGAAAGTGAAACTAAAGAAGATGAAGTAAAAAATGTAGACAAAAAATCTGCCATTGAGACCGTGCTTTCTGTAAAACATATTGATTCGGCAGATGTTTTAGTTACAAAACATAAAATATGGAAAAACAATAAACTCTTTAAGGAAATTGTAAAAACAGATACCATTCCGAGTTTGGGAGATACTTTGCAAATCGTGGAAGAAGAAAATGGAAATGAACATAATACCAAGATTAAAAAAGATTACGAATTTTATATAACCGTGCAGTAATGACAAAATCTACAACTGTAAAATTGCTTTTCGTAACAGGTATTTTGGCAGCCTGTTCTCAGGAAAAACCGAAAGAGTGGGGAAATGAGAAAAAAGTATACATGAGATCAGACACCACTGCATCATATTCTACGGCGCACGGCTTTATGACCGGTTATTTACTTTATCATGCATTTCGTCCTTATGGAGCATACAGTAATGGAGCGTATCAGCGAGCTGGATATTACAGCGATGCCATCAGTTCAAAATCTAACATTGGCAGAAGTACCTACAAAGGAAATGTGGTAAGAGGCGGATTGGGAAGAAGTGGTTTCAGAGCGTCATCATAGTTATGGAATCGCCATCAATTGAAAAAAAAAATCAGATGGAGGTTAAGCAATTGCATATGACCTTTAAAAACAATAAAATCTTCGTATGAAAAGAGTAGAATCTAAATTCCGGAAAAACTGGGAACACAAACTTGAAAACTTAGGATTTGGCTATCATTCTTTAGAAGGTCTTTACTGGGATGAAAGCCATTATTATGAGTTTTCTATGGATGAAATCAATAAGATAGAAAATGCAACAGCCGAATTGTGGCAGATGTGTCTTCAGGCGGTCGACTATGTTATTGAAAAAAATCTTTGGGAAAAATTCAATATACCAGAGTGGTTTAGAAATTATATTATTACAAGCTGGGAAGAAGATCATCCTTCAATTTACGGAAGATTTGATTTTGGTTTTGATGGCGAAAATTTAAAGTTGCTTGAATTTAATGCAGATACACCGACCTCTTTATATGAAGCCTCAGTCATTCAATGGTATTGGTTGCAGGAAATGTTTCCGTATAAAGATCAGTTCAATTCTATCCATGAAAAGCTGGTAGATTATTGGAAGTATCTTAAAAAATATATGAATCCTCATTATATTTATTTTGCATCATTAACGAATATTGAGGATGTGACGAATGTAGAATACCTGAGAGATTGTGCGACACAGGCTGGTTTTGAAACAGAATTTATACCTCTTCAAGATATCGGGTGGGCAGAAGATATTCAGGAATTTATTTCCGGAGACAAAACAATCATGGAATATATTTTTAAATTATATCCTTATGAATGGATTCTTCAAGATGGGTTTGGTGAAAAATTGGTTAGCAATAATTTCAGATCACAATGGATGGAGCCGGCCTGGAAAGTTCTTCTTTCCTCTAAAGCCATATTGCCAATTTTGTGGGAAATGTTCCCAAATCATCCTTATTTACTAGAATGTTATTTTGAGCCTAAAAATTTAAAAGATTTCGTTAAAAAACCTATTTATTCAAGAGAAGGAGCGAATGTAAGTTTATTTAAAAATAATGTTGCGATAGAAGAAAATGATGGCGACTACGGAAAAGAAGGTTTTATTTATCAGCAATTATTTGAACTTCCAAACTTCGACGGAAATTATCCGGTCATCGGAAGTTGGGTAATCGGTCAGGAATCTGCAGGAATCGGGATCAGAGAAAGCGTACATTTGATTACCAATAACCAGAGCAGATTTATTCCTCATTTGATAGATTCGAATAAAATTCACATCAAAGAAAAGGAGCTGTAAAAACAGCTCCTTTATTATTTCTTTTGGTTTCATTTATTTTCCAAAACCAATGTTTCCTTTTTTATCAGAAAGATTTCTTTTAAAATTGATCATGCTTAAAGCAGTCACTGCTGCTTCAACCCCTTTATTCCCCAAATCTCCACCGCTTCGTGCGATCGATTGTTCTTTTGTGTCATCTGTCAAAACGCAGAAAATAGTTGGTGTATCAGTTAAAATGTTGCAGTCTTTTATTCCCTGAGCAACTGCATCGCACACAAAATCAAAATGTGGAGTTTCACCTCTGATCACACATCCGATGGCGATTACTGCATCAAATTTACGCTCTTTGCAAAGCTGCATGCTTGCATAATTCAATTCAAAAGCTCCCGGAACGGAAAATAATCTGATATTCTCAGACTTTACGCCTTCTTTTTCAAGAATTTCTAAAGCTGCATCACGTAGATTATAAGTTACAAAGTCATTCCACTCAGAAAAAACAATGCCGATAGAAAAATCCTCGGCATTATTGATATGAAGTGGCTTGTAATCTGAAAGATTAACTGTTGCCATGTGTTTAGTAATATTTAGTCATTTCAATATATGAATCAGACATTCCGTTGTCGTAGTCCTGATATTTTTCATCGATCGAAGCAAAATATTTTTTAGCTTCTGCATTTTTCTTCATTCCTAAAGCTACGATTCCTGCTTTTCTCGTGAAGAAATAAGAAGTATAAGGGTCATCTGAAGCTGAAGCTGCTTTGTCTAGCAAAGATAATGCTTCGTCATTTTTGTTAAGACCAGATTTTGCATCTGCCATTGCGCCGTACTTCATCGCCATCAATGTTTTGTTGTCAGACGAAAATTTATCTAAAAGATCATAAGCTTCCTGAAATTTTCCTTCTTTAAATTTTAATAAACCTGCATTGTAAGCAGAAAGTTTACCGATTTTGGTCGAAGGATATTCATTATATGTTCCCAGGTAACCAGGATTAGCAGCAGATTTTCCACCTAAAGCTTCTTTATCTTTACCTTCTGTAAGGTTTTTTTGTGCAGCTAAATAGGTTTTTACCGCTTCAGCATTCTTTGGAGCAACAACAAATTGCTGGTATCCGAAAAAGCCTAAAACTCCCAAAACTACAACTACAAAAGCGATGCTTAATGGTTTCTGATATTTTTCAAGAAATCTTTCCGTGTTTAAAGCCTCTCTGTCAAGGTCCTTAAAAAATTCCACCGTTTCTTTACCTTCTTGCTCATTTGGAGCATTCTTACCCAATTTTGCCATAAATTCTTAAAAATTGAACTGCAAATTTAATTGTTTCTGAGTGATTTACAAAATACTTTGCAGGTATTATTAAATGAATTATAATTTCTTTATTTTCTTACTGATTTTTGCTAATAGATTACTGAATTTTAACGCAATGTTCGCAAAGATTTTTTATATACTGTCCCTGTTTTAAGGTTCGCAAAGGCGTGGCACTTAGCTAAGCTCACAAAGTCTTAGATAAAACTTAACGGTAGTTTCAATATTCTAAAGTATGATAAATTTCAGCATCAAATTTCCTGAGCTTTTCTTGACCTTTTAAATCTTTCAAACCAATCAAAAAACTAAACTGAACAACTTTTGCGCCTTGCTTTTCAACCAATTTTGCTGCAGCTTCTGTAGTTCCGCCAGTTGCTAAAAGATCGTCATGAATTAAAATTCTTTGGCCTTTTTTGATTTGACCTTCACGGGTTTCAATTTCTGCACTTCCATATTCCAAATCATATTTTTCTGAAATAATCGGTGGCGGAAGTTTGCCTTTTTTTCTGATTAATATAAAAGGAACATCCAAAGCTACTGCAATCGCGATCCCGAAAAGATAACCACGGCTCTCAATTCCACAAACGGCATCTACTTTTCCTTTGCTGAATTTAACCAGATCTTCAATGACTTCTTTGTATAAAGCCGGATCAGCAAATATGGGCGAAATATCCTTGAACTGAATCCCGGGAATCGGAAAATCTGCGATATTTTCGATCGTGTTTTCTAGTTTCTGTATCAGTTCAGGAGAGGCCATTTTTTTATGGATTGATTTTATAGCTTGAAATTTTCCATTCTCCATTCACACTTTTCAATCCGAAAGTTGCTTTAAGAGACGTTGTTCTTCCATTTTTATCAGTCACATCATACGTTGCGTTTACACTTGCAGCGTTAGGATTTGAAGCATTTGTTGTAATGTTTTTCACACTCACATTTTTCACAGCTCCAAAACCAGAAGTTGGGTTTGAAAATGACTCATAACTTCCCCAGCTAGGGTTGCTTGATGAATCAAATGCTGCTTTTAAATTTTGTGAACTTACATTATTTAAAAATTTGCTTACTGTACTTTTAGGGTCAGCAGTTGGCTGTTTTGGCTGTGCCGGAGTTGTAGAATTCGGATCTGTAACTGTTCCCGGTGTTGTTCCGGTAGGATTATTTGGATCTATCACCGCATTCGGATCTTCAACAACCATTGTAGAATCAGTTTTTGGAGCTTCCGGAACTCTTAATGCTGAAGGATTTACATCAAGTCCGATTTTAGACATTTTAAAAGTTTTTGCCGTGGTTTTTACAGAAACCGTAATGTCAATTTTATTATCGACAATTTTTGAAGCTAATAAAGATGAAAATTTAAGACTGAATCCTCTGAAGTTATTATCCTGCATAAGGTTTTTAGCAGTCGAAAGTTTTACTCCGTTACTGAAAACTTCTAAAGTTGTTTCTAAAGCTGCACCTGTG
It contains:
- a CDS encoding GLPGLI family protein, whose amino-acid sequence is MKKLGVLAAILVMQSFFAQTNRFVYQVTMKPDASNKADVKTENAYLDISAEKSMFYSENRIKRDSVMQANRQSGGARGFNRDQMESLRSNINYSIEKDKKNQKTVYKDRLGRDQYSYEEDRPLNWKILSETTKIGEYKVQKAETEFAGRKWTAWFTTDLPYQDGPYKFSGLPGLVVKAEDADGDYSFDLMKNYKISDFPEMSTFGNVVKVKRTDYVKQQEKFKTDPMSFMNSQRGGGISPPMRTGGGNQNPADMRKRMEERAKEEAKKNSNPIELK
- a CDS encoding adenine phosphoribosyltransferase, which codes for MASPELIQKLENTIENIADFPIPGIQFKDISPIFADPALYKEVIEDLVKFSKGKVDAVCGIESRGYLFGIAIAVALDVPFILIRKKGKLPPPIISEKYDLEYGSAEIETREGQIKKGQRILIHDDLLATGGTTEAAAKLVEKQGAKVVQFSFLIGLKDLKGQEKLRKFDAEIYHTLEY
- a CDS encoding HesB/IscA family protein; translated protein: MIKVSDHAKEKAIQLMTEDGFNPAEDYIRVGVKSGGCSGLEYVLGFDNKKTETDQVFEDNNIKIVVEKKSILYLAGTILEYSGGLNGKGFVFNNPNAARTCGCGESFSL
- a CDS encoding tetratricopeptide repeat protein, translated to MAKLGKNAPNEQEGKETVEFFKDLDREALNTERFLEKYQKPLSIAFVVVVLGVLGFFGYQQFVVAPKNAEAVKTYLAAQKNLTEGKDKEALGGKSAANPGYLGTYNEYPSTKIGKLSAYNAGLLKFKEGKFQEAYDLLDKFSSDNKTLMAMKYGAMADAKSGLNKNDEALSLLDKAASASDDPYTSYFFTRKAGIVALGMKKNAEAKKYFASIDEKYQDYDNGMSDSYIEMTKYY
- a CDS encoding glutathionylspermidine synthase family protein, with product MKRVESKFRKNWEHKLENLGFGYHSLEGLYWDESHYYEFSMDEINKIENATAELWQMCLQAVDYVIEKNLWEKFNIPEWFRNYIITSWEEDHPSIYGRFDFGFDGENLKLLEFNADTPTSLYEASVIQWYWLQEMFPYKDQFNSIHEKLVDYWKYLKKYMNPHYIYFASLTNIEDVTNVEYLRDCATQAGFETEFIPLQDIGWAEDIQEFISGDKTIMEYIFKLYPYEWILQDGFGEKLVSNNFRSQWMEPAWKVLLSSKAILPILWEMFPNHPYLLECYFEPKNLKDFVKKPIYSREGANVSLFKNNVAIEENDGDYGKEGFIYQQLFELPNFDGNYPVIGSWVIGQESAGIGIRESVHLITNNQSRFIPHLIDSNKIHIKEKEL
- the ribH gene encoding 6,7-dimethyl-8-ribityllumazine synthase, with the protein product MATVNLSDYKPLHINNAEDFSIGIVFSEWNDFVTYNLRDAALEILEKEGVKSENIRLFSVPGAFELNYASMQLCKERKFDAVIAIGCVIRGETPHFDFVCDAVAQGIKDCNILTDTPTIFCVLTDDTKEQSIARSGGDLGNKGVEAAVTALSMINFKRNLSDKKGNIGFGK
- the ypfJ gene encoding KPN_02809 family neutral zinc metallopeptidase; the protein is MKWTDDRSGNVDDRRGSGGGGAIVGGGLGTIIIAAIVFFLGGDPSAILSSGGSSAPQTEQRELTQEDQQVGEFIKMITAENEQTWTKIFADHGMKYQPAKVVLFTSQTQSGCGTAQSAMGPFYCPADQSVYMDMSFFNELQQRFGAKVTEFTIAYVLAHEMGHHVQNLIGTLDKTDQLRRSGRYSEEEMNKVSVATELQADFYAGLWARYSNEREKFLEPGDLESAVEAAEAVGDDNIQQRTQGQVNQESFTHGSSAQRKEWFMKGYNSGDIKQGDTFNQLLK